The genomic window TGCAGAGGCAGTGTGGCTCAGAGGCATTTAATGTGAAGATGCAAAgcgcacacacatatatataatttataaagttCAACATACAACACAGTATTTATGAAGTATGACAGTGGaattattagaatataaaaatgcaattttaatttatttttgttgggTTGAATGGTGGAAGTTGAAACTTGCAAAGGCCCACCTACAAAGCTTAAAAGACTGATCATGTAATTTTAATAAACTGAGGAAATTGTTGTGTGTTTCAgcaataatttttagaaaatggaAAGTTTTTTGCGGCATATGACTCACCCACCTAACCTTATTCCTTGCCTTATTTGCTTTCTGCTCATTTCATCTCTAGACCCAATTCTTGGTTTGGAAAATATCAAAGTCTAATTACAAGTTTGTTGGCATAGTCAATGGTTTTTAGACAAATACAGCAAGTAAACAACTTAAATGGAATTCTACAAGCCAAGCCAAGCCAAACCCaacactttattttatatatgataaattaagaCAGCATGTCGAACTTTTAGGGTTTGCTTATGTCTATAATCATTATTTACTTGTGCTTTAATACGTTATTCTATGAATTTCAAGAAAAGGTTATCTATTCAATtgcatttcttttaaatattacctTAACTAGTGTGATTAGGACTGCTTAACAtttccctttttccttttcaTGTTTTTCCATGTTCATATTattgaaaacatttatctttaATCCTCAAATCAAAGTTATTCTTCACCATGATGCATGTAACATTGAAACTATACCAAAGGATATTATAACCAAACAAAGATAATAAATTAAGGTTTGGGTAGATGACAAtatttctaaattaatatttcatgttATTCACCAAGCCATATACATATGTAGCCATGAGATAATGTAATTGAAGATGAATATAATTATTGACATTCATGCAAATGTGCTTTGACTCTTAATTCAATAGATTTCACTTAAAATTGAAGGTAGGGATGAAAAAATAAACCAAGTTTGGTAGCCGTTATTCGTTGCACCAAACAAGAAAATCTCGTCTAAGCGGGGGAAAAGAAAGAGTAAGCTTTAAAGGCCAAattctctttctttctctctcacTAGCATTTACACCTTACCCTCCATTAAATGCAATTGCACCCTCGCAATACGCTCTGCAATAACTCTTTGCTACCACAAATTTCTTCATCTCTTCCCCCTTTTATCCCCCTCTTCCATCCTTCTCCAACTCCATCTCCTACTCCTGCTTTTTGTGTATATCTATATCACTTTCCTGCTTCACCTCACCACCTACTTCTTACACCATTAAACCTCAACTCCAGTCACAACTGCCAACCACTTCCTCTTCTTCCTGGGGAGTTTCCTTTGTTAGGTCAAAGTTTCTCTGAAACCAAGTTTTTTGGTTacctctttcaattttttttttctatcttaCGTTTTTTTATTCCCAAACGATGCAGGCAAAATCCCAAGACATAAAGGGAAGAAGAGGCTGGTTTTGAGAGATATGTAGACAGACAAGGCATAGTTGGATTCCCTTAGATCGTCGTCGGGACGTaatctataaatattatatattttttcattttgagggGCTTTTAACCCGATTTTTGTCTTGCAAGGGCTGTCTCGAATTTGTCATcatttaacttttattattattattattattatagattCTGTCTCGCTTTGTACATCAGCACATAAGAATCTTCGAGGATaaatatatactatatataaatcCCAAGGAGCCAAAAGAAAAAACACACCAGAGTCAACTTTGTCTCTCACTGCTTGAGAATCTAAAGAGAACGTAGTCTCTCTCACTTAAATCAAAACACAGTTTTAAGAAGTGTGAAGAAGCTATCTGTAAGTGAATAAATATAGTTTCTGGACTATGCCGGCCGGTGTAATGGTTCCGACGAGAAACATGCCGTCAATGATCAGTGGAAACGGGAATGTTGGTGGCTTCGGAACTATCTCAGGACTTACCCTTGGTCAGGTTAGAACTATATATCTTCCCTTTTAAATCTAATCTATGCTTTCTAAAGGGATGATCTTGTTTGTTTTACTTCAGTCTTTTTCAGTTTTCATTTTGTGATTAATATTTTCCAGCTTTTTCCTCTTTTTCACACTCATTGACCTTAATAGTTTAATGggtattttctcaaatttccatttctttttcacACTCTAAACTAAACCGCGTATCTTTATCTCCTAATCCACTGTTTGGAACTTGTTTCCAAGTAATTTGGTCTTTTTGAGGATCTTTTTAGACTATTCGAAGCAAAATCCTCCTCGGTATTTGAGAAAAGCTTAATATACTCTGAACTTAGCTCCAGTGCTTCTTATTTACTCATTTTACCAACATAAACAAGCACTATCTCATAAAAATTTTGTATACTTTTTACCACAAATCCAGCACTCAAATGGTTTTCCTTTCACTTTTCCATATTTGGGGTTCGTTTTCGCTTAATCTTTGAGTGGGAAAGTTTTCCATTATGTTTGTTTAGATTGAAAAACCATAAGCTTCGGAATCTTAAAGATCTGTAGATATAATATGTTCCAGGAGCCTAATAACAACATGATGGAAGGTCAGCTCAACCCTTTTGAGATGACCCAAAACACTTCTGAAAGTGAAATTGCTCGAATGAGAGATGAAGAATTCGACAGTGCACTCAAATCTGGTAGCGAAAATCATGAAGGTGTGTCTGGGGATGATGATCAAGATGCTCGTCCTAACAAAAAGAAGCGTTACCATCGACATACCCAGCATCAGATTCAAGAAATGGAGGCGTAAGCTAAAAAAAACCCATGTAATTTAAACACTTTTTTATTCAACAACAACAAAAGCTTATTTTTGGCCAAATTTGTACCTTGCTAATAGGTTTTTCAAAGAGTGCCCGCACCCAGATGACAAGCAAAGGAAGGAACTTGGGCGTGTATTAGGGTTAGAGCCATTGCAAGTTAAATTTTGGTTCCAAAACAAGCGCACCCAAATGAAGGTATATAAACACATGTTTCGTTTGCCCTTTTAGATTAAGCCTTTTTGGTTTGAGATTTACCATTCTTTAAGGCCCTGAAATAGCTTGatgaatagttataatttctGGGTTTTCCCCAATGGAAACACAAGCTAGCTTAGCCCATGTTGTCTTCACACGTCAATACTTTTGTTCTGCAGACCCAGCATGAACGGCAAGAGAACTCGCAACTTCGAGCCGAGAACGAAAAGCTAAGGGCTGATAACATGAGCTATAGGGAAGCTCTTAGCACCGCTTCATGCCCGAATTGTGGTGGTCCAACTGCTGTAGGACAAATGTCCTTTGATGAACATCATCTCAGGCTTGAAAATGCTCGGTTAAGAGAAGAGGTATGAAATTATTACTCTCACTCTGTGTGTGTATATATTGAAATATACTTACTAGTATTTGTTTTTGAGCACCATTCCAGATTGATCGTATATCAGCAATAGCTGCAAAGTATGTTGGGAAGCCAGTGGTGAGTTATCCTCTTCTCTCTTCTCCTATGACTCCTCGACCACTTGATTTCGGTTCACAAACTGGCTCCGGAGAGATGTATGGTGCTGGGGAACTTCTTAGGTCGATAAATGCGCCTGCGGAGGCTGATAAGCCAATGATTATTGAGCTTGCCGTTGCAGCTATGGAGGAACTAGTTAGAATGGCTCAAGTGGGTGAACCATTGTGGATGACCAGTCTTGATGGCTCAACCTCCGTGCTTAATGAAGAGGAGTATATTAGGACTTTTCCTAGAGGAATTGGACCAAAGCCTACCGGCTTCAAAGGCGAAGCTTCAAAAGAAACTTGTGTTGTTATCATGAACCACATTAGCCTCGTTGAGATTCTCATGGATGTGGTAAGCTTTTTATAATATGAACCCATCAATACCCTAGAATTCTAACATGCCGGAAAGCATTTCTAAGCCCTAATGTCTGGGTTTCTGAATTGAAATTCAGCACCAGTGGTCTACTGTGTTCTCGGCAATAGTTTCAAAGGCTTCCACTTTGGATGTCCTATCAACAGGGATTGCAGGGAACTATAACGGAGCCCTACAAGTGGTAAATATTCAATATTTTACTTTGCCAAATGCCAATTTATTCCATTTTCGTGACagttttttaatgatatttaatttCACAGATGACAGCTGAATTCCAAGTTCCTTCACCTCTTGTTCCAACCCGAGAGAGTTATTATGTAAGATACTGCAAACATCATGCAGAGGGAACATGGGCTGTGGTTGATGTTTCATTGGATAATATACGCCCTAATCCAGCAATGAGATGCCGACGAAGACCATCTGGATGTTTAATTCAAGAAATGCCCAATGGGTACTCAAAGGTTATAAacaatcatttttaattgattcttaataataataaagtgctGTATTCATCATCATAGCTCTCAATCAATGGCTTTTATGCGAAACAGGTTACATGGATTGAACATGTTGAAATTGACGATCGAGGTGTTCACAATCTTTACAAGCAGCTAGTAAGTTCGGGCCATGCTTTCGGAGCCAAACGTTGGATTGCTACTTTGGATCGACAGTGTGAGAGGCTTGCAAGTCTCATGGCTACTAACATTCCTACTGGTGATGCTGGGGGTAAATACTAATCCTACATCTCTTGTCTTTTAATTATACACTGAAATTTCACTTCTCTTAAGTACAAATATTAAATGCTAgttgttaatattatgatattttggtCAGTCATAACAAACCAAGATGGGAGGAAGAGCATGCTGAAGCTAGCCGAGCGAATGGTGATCAGTTTCTGTGCCGGAGTGGGTGCCTCGACAGCTCACACATGGACGACATTATCGGGAACTGGGGCGGATGATGTAAGGGTAATGACCAGAAAGAGTGTGGATGATCCAGGCAGACCTCCTGGGATTGTGCTAAGTGCTGCTACTTCCTTCTGGCTTCCAGTTTCACCCAAGAGGGTATTCGATTTCCTCAGAGATGAGAATTCTCGAAATGAGGTATTCCAATGCAGCTTGATATTCCATGATTGATATTGAAAGacacaaatttaactcaatttgtTTGTGTTTCTTGTTTGGCTTGCATAGTTTTTATCTGACTTGTCTTATTTTAGGCATTCGAATATGGAAACCTTGTATTATAGTTAACATCATATTTGTTCTTTGTCTTTTAATTTGTATTCGAATTTAGAACcattaaataaaattacatgTTGGTTTCGTCTGGATACAGTGGGATATTCTTTCTAATGGTGGAGTTGTCCAAGAAATGGCTCACATTGCTAATGGCAGGGATACAGGCAATTGTGTTTCACTACTTCGAGTCAATGTAGGTCCATTTCTTTGATTAATTTGTCCAAATTcactttgaataatatatgaatcTTGAAAACATATCAAATGATTACATGCAGAGTGCAAATTCAAGCCAAACCAACATGCTGATATTACAAGAGAGTTGCACTGATCCAACAGCTTCATTTGTAATCTATGCTCCTGTCGACGTTGTTGCAATGAATGTGGTTCTAAACGGTGGCGACCCTGACTATGTCGCCCTTCTTCCATCGGGTTTCGCTATTCTTCCGGATGGGAGTAGTGGGAGCACTGGAAGCGGCATGGCTGATGCGGGTGGCAGCTCTGGTGGATCACTTCTAACTGTTGCGTTTCAGATTTTGGTGGACTCAGTTCCTACTGCAAAACTATCTCTTGGATCGGTTGCGACAGTTAACAATTTGATTGCATGTACGGTTGAAAGGATAAAAGCTTCTCTATCATGCGAGAATGCATGAACTGGCACAGCCTTCATGGTTTAGGTACCAAGGTATGTTAGCATAGTTCTTTACCTTGCAGTTTTCTATACATGCATATGTAAATAGATTTGGAGATATGAAGTACATAATTTTGAATAGTGCCTGTTTTGTTGGATGCAGAAAAGGGAAGGTAATTAAATTAAGAAGAATGGTGATTGAGGAATTTTGGAATTTTAGAATATGGGGGAGAAGTCAAGAGCGCACCTTGCATGGTCATGTGTTTAAGAGTTAGAGGTTCGGGATTTGACTTTCCCaagataaaagaaatatttactACCAGCAAACAATGACCTTTATTTTATTTGAAGTAGCCCTTTTTTTCCTTTGGAATTATTAACTGgcaccttttaatttctttttcctttttagatTATGATTTAGTTAAACTGCCTTGAATATTAAAACCAAAAGGTTTAATGCATTTCACAATGCTTTTGTCAatgttatatttgtatttttatgctaTAAATAAACAATGTGATCCCCGCATACAACACAGCAGAAAGGCTGATTAAGTGAAAGAAATTACATTAGGGCTTTACGTATTGCAACAACCGCTTATACttacaaatttacaaattaatttcttttattcaCTATCACTCAATTAGACTTTGGTGGACAATATCTTTGATAATAATTGCAAGATTAATGTTTCCAACACATAAATGCAAAGATTGCTTAAGATTTACAATCCTCTGCctccaaaacataaaataaaatgatgaaactTGATTTTATGTTGTTTTCGCCATTAACACAACTCTCTAAAGACATACATTTATATAACTCTCCTTCTTTTGTCCTCTGTAATGCCAGAAACATCATTATTTTCgaatgtactttttttttatctttaatgaTTGGTCCTTTTAAACTTAAATATACATCCTTCAATTGtcaattaaattctaattttattaGCGTTTTATGACAATGTCTATTTTATGATTAGCTAATGCTACTATAAATAAAGCAGTTGAtaataatttatagttttaaaTGTGTTGAATGAAGGTACTATATTTTAGGAACGGATCATATTTTCGTATTGCCTTAATTACCATATCTTCGTACCGCCATAGTGATGccatcattttaaatatttaaaaattgaatttcaatttttctccagaaaaagaagaagagaaattcaGTTAAATTAGCTAATAATGATATTTGTTGATTCAAAGTACAAGGGGCAAGATAAAGAGAAGGTTGTGGTGGTCTGAAGAAGACTAATTCACCTAAATAAGCGAAGAGTTGAAGAAAGACAAGAGGATAGGGAGAAGACTATGAGAGCTAAGGAAGCTAGGTTGCAAAGGGTAATTGCTTAAGGGGCCAAAGTATCCCTTTCTCATTATTTGGGAGAGTATTTGTAAGAGAGGTCCTTTGCCTGCTAGTGTGACGTAGTAAGTTGTTACAAAGGAGGTTGCCATCATAGAATACACAAGGGATGTGTATAGTGGGGCAATCCTATTATTCCTTCAGGTAGTACGAGGTTGTTACATTTATGTGGGTTCTAGTCGTTCCTGAAAGGAGTGTTCACACTGAAAAACATCTGGCAATATGGAGGGGGATGCCtcttttatcaactggtggcttacTATGGGTAGTCGATCCAAAAAGTCAGTCAATTGAGGACAACTTGTCGGATGATAAATAAAGATTTGCTCTCAGGTGTCTAGCTAGCCCTTTCTAAAAGTGCTATGTGTCTAGCTCGTGTTATGGTATAACAATATACATATAGGACAATATATAGCCCAGAAGTTCAATAGATCTATTCCAAAGAAAGATAAATGATGGCAACCATAGTTTTATTCAACTTCAGTGAAAGCAATATATGGGTAGTTATGTTCATGGGTCATGCCAAATCCATTTTGTACTTGATCATTATATGTTTGGTCCgacttaaaatataaacttcaaattttatctaaatttattcatatataaATAGGTAGCCCAATTTCCATTtatacacattcatatttcataatttttttaataaaaatttaacttatactatactataatttaatatttaataattctatatgtttttttatgaaattttaaacatAGAGAACCTATTTTTAATgcttatgttatattattatatattatcatatatttattttttatatgatataaattacataaaa from Gossypium hirsutum isolate 1008001.06 chromosome D12, Gossypium_hirsutum_v2.1, whole genome shotgun sequence includes these protein-coding regions:
- the LOC107946330 gene encoding homeobox-leucine zipper protein HDG2 isoform X2, translating into MLVASELSQDLPLVRYNMFQEPNNNMMEGQLNPFEMTQNTSESEIARMRDEEFDSALKSGSENHEGVSGDDDQDARPNKKKRYHRHTQHQIQEMEAFFKECPHPDDKQRKELGRVLGLEPLQVKFWFQNKRTQMKTQHERQENSQLRAENEKLRADNMSYREALSTASCPNCGGPTAVGQMSFDEHHLRLENARLREEIDRISAIAAKYVGKPVVSYPLLSSPMTPRPLDFGSQTGSGEMYGAGELLRSINAPAEADKPMIIELAVAAMEELVRMAQVGEPLWMTSLDGSTSVLNEEEYIRTFPRGIGPKPTGFKGEASKETCVVIMNHISLVEILMDVHQWSTVFSAIVSKASTLDVLSTGIAGNYNGALQVMTAEFQVPSPLVPTRESYYVRYCKHHAEGTWAVVDVSLDNIRPNPAMRCRRRPSGCLIQEMPNGYSKVTWIEHVEIDDRGVHNLYKQLVSSGHAFGAKRWIATLDRQCERLASLMATNIPTGDAGVITNQDGRKSMLKLAERMVISFCAGVGASTAHTWTTLSGTGADDVRVMTRKSVDDPGRPPGIVLSAATSFWLPVSPKRVFDFLRDENSRNEWDILSNGGVVQEMAHIANGRDTGNCVSLLRVNSANSSQTNMLILQESCTDPTASFVIYAPVDVVAMNVVLNGGDPDYVALLPSGFAILPDGSSGSTGSGMADAGGSSGGSLLTVAFQILVDSVPTAKLSLGSVATVNNLIACTVERIKASLSCENA
- the LOC107946330 gene encoding homeobox-leucine zipper protein HDG2 isoform X1; protein product: MPAGVMVPTRNMPSMISGNGNVGGFGTISGLTLGQEPNNNMMEGQLNPFEMTQNTSESEIARMRDEEFDSALKSGSENHEGVSGDDDQDARPNKKKRYHRHTQHQIQEMEAFFKECPHPDDKQRKELGRVLGLEPLQVKFWFQNKRTQMKTQHERQENSQLRAENEKLRADNMSYREALSTASCPNCGGPTAVGQMSFDEHHLRLENARLREEIDRISAIAAKYVGKPVVSYPLLSSPMTPRPLDFGSQTGSGEMYGAGELLRSINAPAEADKPMIIELAVAAMEELVRMAQVGEPLWMTSLDGSTSVLNEEEYIRTFPRGIGPKPTGFKGEASKETCVVIMNHISLVEILMDVHQWSTVFSAIVSKASTLDVLSTGIAGNYNGALQVMTAEFQVPSPLVPTRESYYVRYCKHHAEGTWAVVDVSLDNIRPNPAMRCRRRPSGCLIQEMPNGYSKVTWIEHVEIDDRGVHNLYKQLVSSGHAFGAKRWIATLDRQCERLASLMATNIPTGDAGVITNQDGRKSMLKLAERMVISFCAGVGASTAHTWTTLSGTGADDVRVMTRKSVDDPGRPPGIVLSAATSFWLPVSPKRVFDFLRDENSRNEWDILSNGGVVQEMAHIANGRDTGNCVSLLRVNSANSSQTNMLILQESCTDPTASFVIYAPVDVVAMNVVLNGGDPDYVALLPSGFAILPDGSSGSTGSGMADAGGSSGGSLLTVAFQILVDSVPTAKLSLGSVATVNNLIACTVERIKASLSCENA